The [Actinobacillus] rossii genome contains a region encoding:
- a CDS encoding Uncharacterized conserved protein, contains FHA domain, producing the protein MSDNNHMLVFQVTNTEYVDSGCEAYFVFDKNGGTIGAGENNHWVIQDNLNTLPQDIARIEWRDKQYCILILGQATVFINHSPITPKSGFIRLGKGDLLKFGKIDIKVHIGDSSALNLMALSSKPEDVVNSSEDHLKNLIGDENVYETKFKKGNQDINDRMSADPLAILEDDNDLIFEQKSQDLSNYIDVKKLTYPHLTKSETMEKHTHFIDLPISSENNKSEYIENAYVTISPLLREMDMQTALENSQDINDILTEVGKTLKATVNGLLSLQRQQNNLSDKHLRPIEDNPLRLNLDYPSTMEILFGNQKSPVHLAAPAAVSESLHNMLLHNDANKAAIVSALTAILHAFSPDVLLKRFENYRRSNELSENNASWAWEMYKSYYKELTSSRQQGFEKLFWEVYAQAYDKALRDSNIR; encoded by the coding sequence ATGTCTGATAATAATCATATGCTTGTATTTCAAGTAACTAATACGGAATATGTAGATAGTGGTTGCGAGGCCTATTTTGTTTTTGATAAGAATGGTGGCACTATTGGTGCTGGAGAAAACAATCATTGGGTAATTCAAGATAACTTAAATACATTACCTCAAGATATTGCTCGTATAGAATGGCGGGATAAGCAATATTGTATTTTGATTTTAGGTCAAGCAACAGTGTTCATAAACCACTCTCCAATTACACCAAAATCTGGTTTTATTCGTTTGGGAAAAGGTGATTTACTTAAATTCGGAAAAATAGATATTAAAGTTCATATTGGGGACAGCAGCGCACTAAACTTAATGGCGTTATCATCAAAGCCAGAAGATGTTGTAAATAGTAGTGAAGATCATTTGAAAAATTTAATTGGTGACGAAAATGTTTATGAAACTAAATTTAAGAAAGGTAATCAGGATATAAATGATAGAATGTCCGCCGATCCATTGGCAATACTAGAGGATGATAATGATTTAATTTTTGAACAAAAGAGTCAAGATTTATCCAACTATATAGATGTAAAAAAATTAACTTATCCACATTTAACAAAATCTGAGACTATGGAAAAACACACACATTTTATAGATTTACCAATATCTAGTGAAAATAATAAATCTGAATATATTGAAAATGCTTATGTTACGATATCACCTTTATTAAGAGAAATGGATATGCAGACAGCATTAGAAAATAGTCAAGATATTAACGATATCTTAACGGAGGTTGGTAAAACACTAAAAGCAACTGTAAATGGGCTATTATCTTTACAAAGACAACAAAATAACTTATCAGATAAACATTTACGCCCTATTGAAGATAATCCGTTAAGATTAAATTTAGATTATCCTTCCACAATGGAAATTTTATTTGGAAATCAGAAAAGCCCTGTTCATTTAGCGGCTCCAGCTGCTGTATCTGAAAGCTTGCATAATATGTTATTACACAATGATGCAAATAAAGCTGCAATAGTTAGTGCATTAACCGCAATATTACATGCTTTTTCTCCGGATGTTTTGCTAAAACGATTTGAAAACTATCGTCGTAGTAATGAATTATCTGAGAATAATGCTTCTTGGGCTTGGGAAATGTATAAAAGTTATTATAAAGAGCTAACATCATCTAGACAGCAGGGGTTTGAAAAGTTGTTTTGGGAAGTTTATGCCCAAGCTTATGATAAAGCATTAAGGGATAGTAATATTAGGTAG
- a CDS encoding type VI secretion system lysozyme-like protein, whose amino-acid sequence MAALLNWQRDSAASLFERIQKVEINSPSVNLRDFVNSIKHNLNNILNTHPGTSQSAKELGVMDLNDATSSAVDIYQKIAEIIKFCILNYEPRIIDVNISPLPNEQQPLTLYFYVEATVSFQDYCRFISFNIHLDNDHHYYLDMNNVI is encoded by the coding sequence ATGGCAGCATTGTTAAACTGGCAGCGTGATAGCGCAGCCAGTTTGTTTGAAAGGATACAGAAGGTAGAAATTAATTCTCCTTCTGTAAATTTAAGGGACTTTGTCAATTCTATTAAACATAATTTAAATAACATTTTAAATACCCATCCTGGTACATCTCAAAGTGCAAAAGAACTAGGTGTTATGGATCTTAATGATGCAACCAGCAGTGCTGTTGATATTTATCAGAAAATTGCAGAAATTATAAAATTCTGTATTTTAAATTATGAACCAAGAATTATTGATGTGAATATTTCACCATTGCCGAACGAGCAACAACCTTTGACACTGTATTTTTATGTTGAAGCTACTGTTTCTTTTCAGGATTACTGCAGGTTTATATCATTTAATATACATTTAGATAATGACCATCATTATTACTTAGATATGAATAATGTTATTTAA
- the hcpA_2 gene encoding Secreted protein hcp, with protein sequence MPTPCYVSITGKTQGNITAGAFTADSVGNIFVQGHEDEMLVQQVRHQVQVPTDPQSGQPSGQRAHKPLILTVALNKAVPLLYNALASGEMLPKVELKWYRTSVEGKQEHYFTTTLEDATIVNMDLLMPHAQDPAQKEFTQLLDVYLAYRKVTWEHTVAGTSGSDDWRTPIEA encoded by the coding sequence ATGCCAACTCCATGTTATGTTTCTATCACTGGAAAAACACAAGGCAACATTACCGCAGGTGCATTTACTGCAGACTCTGTTGGTAACATTTTTGTCCAAGGTCACGAAGATGAAATGCTTGTTCAACAAGTAAGACATCAAGTTCAAGTCCCTACTGACCCACAATCAGGTCAGCCATCTGGTCAGCGCGCTCACAAGCCACTGATTTTAACCGTTGCACTAAATAAAGCGGTTCCATTACTCTATAATGCACTTGCTTCAGGCGAAATGTTACCTAAAGTTGAGTTGAAGTGGTATCGCACATCTGTTGAAGGTAAGCAAGAGCATTACTTCACGACAACTTTAGAAGACGCAACTATTGTTAATATGGATCTATTGATGCCACATGCACAAGATCCTGCACAAAAAGAATTCACCCAATTACTTGATGTCTACTTGGCATATCGTAAAGTTACTTGGGAACACACTGTGGCTGGCACATCGGGTTCCGATGACTGGCGTACACCAATTGAAGCTTAA
- a CDS encoding Uncharacterized conserved protein: MAKQLYTFNEGTIELPTQWQDQSMNVFVLPDDSGINLVINRAPVPTGMDEEEYYQEVIQQFQHNLKNYREISQEIVQLDEKPAYLLEYQWQTPEGIMYQCTVMQIRHNLLLTFTYTANNPFTKKQRQALLEVVYSYKTTKK, encoded by the coding sequence ATGGCTAAACAACTATATACCTTTAATGAAGGCACAATTGAACTCCCGACACAATGGCAGGATCAATCAATGAATGTGTTTGTGCTTCCTGATGACAGCGGTATTAATTTAGTGATTAACCGAGCCCCCGTACCAACGGGCATGGATGAAGAAGAATACTATCAAGAAGTCATCCAACAATTTCAGCATAATCTAAAAAATTATCGGGAAATTTCACAAGAAATTGTGCAGTTAGATGAAAAACCAGCTTATTTGCTTGAATACCAATGGCAAACACCAGAAGGCATTATGTACCAATGTACCGTAATGCAAATTCGTCATAATCTGTTACTTACTTTTACCTATACAGCAAATAATCCGTTTACTAAAAAACAACGTCAAGCATTGTTAGAAGTTGTTTATAGTTACAAAACCACCAAAAAATAA
- the wapA_2 gene encoding Cell wall-associated polypeptide CWBP200: MANPPDIVQRITQHIQSFQRSKVQLGEPREVVMPAARVGDIINHTSFWAALAGAVVGACVTAGIFALASAAVAAVGITGGLAAPIAGALLGGFATWAVSDGIEKVTSAVTEFVNEAIGGDPSGPIILGSPSVLVNNKPLALAQLPLSVGCTRHSPPPQIAQGSETVSANGKPVARKGDKTECSATIAEGSPNVFFGSGQGTYVDMKPEFTGFQRALLFVVEFVVPPTALFGKGIGKGLATLGKTLATKGPRAGAALAAKMAGKAAKGIAQNAANKAQNMAKAAKSVAKGAKAVTKSVAKGAKAVGKGIGKGVKQAGNIARGKTLGCAKAAFKDNSGRKRFTEATKKFFKGDPIDVFTGQVVEQRTDFTLGQTIPLAFIRTWSRHKDEQQADGLCGRFWTDNFSEYAEVSDSGQHIKIATFEGSYLRFALPLGATGSSNPDHPEYTLIRHREYLELFHRETQLSKLFYFSHTAENDDTETESAEADFAYPPLTDGRYLISAWLDTFDNAVQFHYNEHSWLEAVSHTDGITLAFTYQGEWLHQIIRTDTEQAEILATYHQDERGALVESNALLDFHLFYEYDSHFNLTRWADNDKTWVDYHYDEQGRVIHSIGAEGFYPVWFQYEENRTTVLDSQQRATVYDYDSHIMKPLSITLPSGAKTHFEYDRYGNLLSQTFADGKQVQFDYLEQTGLVTCFTDTAGKQWHYDYDENEQLCQLSDPLGRVWAKTENRGAFAKNSDNPTAYTTLFTAPDGSTTEFIRNQYGLLTEINSTLGKHQQTEQFRYDPRHRLVEAQDAEQRRIQLGYDDKDRFNRLTNARGKQWHYGYNAHHKLTHIARPNQSEEKHHYDRHGNLIRYTDANGVDWQLKYGAFDLLTEKVDGEGNRWLYDYDKDSLKLNKVTNPKGETYTYTFNENGQVVEETDFADNRWRYTYNDNGTLQSLTDGEGNVAHYEYDNAGNLIRLMTADDSIVYRYDDVGRVTDIQSIDQQLHFEYDVLDRIVKETQNHGEIHRTYDDEHQTLTRTLFIKDEQGQLNTPSPIITTFKYNQVGELIQLDLPETSGQKHTLFFQYDQNGNEIHRTSHQGFILNQRFDEMDCLVQQRAGWEPEQFFDKDELRATGIDAPSFAEVNKSYRYDNALNTIETKDKGEQLYFTLNKNNQITAVHNQNREQERYAYDSCGYLTQQAQAEYGFTRDELNPEYQQQRLIQHSDIYQQGHKLNRLNHHYYRYDNAGRLTEKTEIRDGFRQKTTYYRWNANNQLTGITNDKGEVWYYKYDALGRRISKECPQQHLSIEYLWDGDQLAYTQTFKNGKLDSQRHSVFNGWQLLAQQDSYQQIKQTIDGNLVEWRLETGYAVCQPNGQVLALLNPKGRTLWRKEKQTLWGLCFANEYKQPNPLDPQLLFAGQWVDEESGLVYNRFRYYDPESGNYISSDPIGLNGGETPYSYVHNVLDFLDPFGLAKCPKLPSTDGGLSQVQKNKKIGDKVRDEIARERGVITVEKVMKTSSGKIRRIDVYDDIHGAKIGIESKVGRTSLTSRTRQELARDITLMREGKLDGIEWVFTRSPITGKIGPTAALESKLNKFGIPIIYR; encoded by the coding sequence ATGGCTAATCCCCCAGATATCGTTCAACGCATTACCCAACATATCCAATCTTTTCAGCGTTCCAAAGTACAACTTGGCGAACCGAGAGAGGTCGTTATGCCGGCGGCTCGTGTTGGAGATATTATTAACCACACCAGCTTTTGGGCAGCCTTAGCCGGTGCAGTGGTTGGGGCTTGTGTGACAGCTGGGATTTTTGCTCTCGCTTCTGCTGCCGTGGCAGCTGTGGGTATCACTGGAGGTTTAGCTGCTCCAATTGCTGGTGCTCTACTGGGTGGCTTCGCCACTTGGGCTGTTTCTGATGGTATAGAAAAAGTTACTAGTGCTGTGACTGAATTTGTCAATGAGGCGATTGGTGGCGACCCAAGTGGCCCTATTATTTTAGGTTCGCCGAGTGTGTTAGTAAATAACAAGCCCTTGGCACTCGCTCAATTACCATTAAGCGTGGGTTGTACTCGCCATTCTCCTCCACCTCAAATTGCTCAAGGTAGCGAAACGGTCTCTGCGAATGGCAAACCGGTTGCTCGTAAAGGCGATAAAACCGAATGCAGTGCAACCATTGCTGAAGGTTCGCCCAATGTTTTCTTTGGTTCAGGGCAAGGCACTTATGTCGATATGAAACCTGAATTTACTGGATTTCAGCGTGCACTATTGTTTGTTGTGGAGTTCGTGGTACCACCAACAGCATTGTTCGGTAAAGGTATCGGGAAAGGATTAGCCACATTAGGCAAAACTTTAGCAACAAAAGGACCTCGTGCTGGTGCTGCACTCGCTGCAAAGATGGCAGGGAAAGCAGCAAAAGGCATTGCCCAAAATGCAGCTAATAAAGCTCAAAATATGGCGAAAGCAGCCAAAAGTGTTGCTAAAGGTGCAAAAGCAGTAACTAAAAGTGTAGCCAAAGGGGCTAAAGCGGTTGGAAAAGGCATCGGAAAAGGAGTTAAACAAGCGGGTAATATTGCTCGGGGGAAAACATTAGGCTGTGCAAAAGCCGCCTTTAAGGACAACTCTGGAAGAAAACGCTTTACTGAAGCAACAAAAAAATTCTTCAAAGGCGACCCCATTGATGTTTTCACAGGTCAAGTCGTTGAGCAACGAACCGATTTTACTCTTGGGCAAACCATTCCTCTTGCGTTTATTCGCACTTGGTCTCGTCATAAAGATGAACAACAGGCTGATGGCTTATGCGGTCGTTTTTGGACGGATAACTTCTCCGAATATGCGGAAGTGTCCGACAGCGGGCAACACATCAAAATAGCCACCTTTGAAGGTAGTTATTTACGCTTTGCCTTACCATTAGGCGCAACGGGGTCATCCAATCCTGACCACCCCGAATACACCCTTATTCGTCACCGTGAGTATTTGGAGTTATTCCACCGTGAAACGCAGTTGTCTAAACTGTTCTATTTTAGTCACACCGCAGAAAATGACGATACTGAAACGGAATCCGCAGAAGCCGATTTTGCCTATCCACCGCTGACTGACGGACGTTATCTTATTTCCGCTTGGTTAGATACGTTTGATAATGCAGTACAGTTTCATTACAACGAACATTCGTGGCTGGAAGCGGTTTCCCATACCGACGGCATTACCCTTGCCTTTACCTACCAAGGCGAATGGTTACATCAAATCATCCGCACCGATACAGAACAAGCAGAAATCTTGGCAACCTATCACCAAGATGAACGTGGTGCTTTGGTGGAAAGCAATGCCCTACTCGACTTCCATTTGTTTTACGAATACGACTCGCACTTTAACCTAACCCGTTGGGCGGATAATGATAAAACTTGGGTGGATTATCATTATGACGAACAAGGTCGGGTCATTCACAGCATTGGTGCCGAAGGCTTTTACCCTGTTTGGTTTCAGTATGAAGAGAATCGAACAACGGTTTTAGACAGCCAACAACGTGCGACTGTATATGACTACGACAGTCATATTATGAAACCGCTTTCCATCACTTTGCCAAGCGGTGCCAAAACGCATTTTGAATACGACCGCTACGGCAATCTGCTTTCTCAAACCTTTGCCGATGGCAAGCAAGTGCAATTTGACTACCTTGAACAAACCGGTTTAGTTACCTGTTTTACCGACACCGCAGGCAAGCAGTGGCATTATGACTATGACGAAAACGAACAACTTTGTCAGCTCTCCGACCCACTCGGACGAGTTTGGGCAAAAACAGAAAATCGTGGTGCTTTTGCAAAAAACAGCGATAATCCGACCGCTTATACTACCCTGTTCACCGCACCCGATGGCTCGACCACTGAATTTATTCGCAATCAATATGGGCTATTAACGGAAATTAATTCCACCCTCGGCAAACACCAGCAAACCGAGCAGTTCCGCTACGACCCTCGTCATCGTTTGGTGGAAGCTCAAGATGCCGAACAACGCCGTATTCAGTTAGGCTATGACGACAAAGACCGTTTTAACCGTTTGACCAATGCCCGTGGCAAACAATGGCACTACGGCTACAATGCTCATCATAAACTGACACACATTGCCCGACCAAACCAAAGCGAAGAAAAACACCACTACGACCGACACGGTAATCTGATTCGTTATACCGATGCTAATGGCGTTGATTGGCAGTTAAAATACGGTGCCTTTGATTTGCTGACCGAAAAAGTCGATGGCGAGGGCAACCGTTGGCTATACGACTACGACAAAGACAGCCTCAAACTCAACAAAGTCACCAACCCGAAAGGCGAAACCTATACTTATACCTTCAACGAGAACGGGCAAGTGGTGGAAGAGACCGACTTTGCCGATAACCGCTGGCGTTATACTTACAACGATAACGGTACACTTCAAAGTCTGACCGATGGCGAGGGCAATGTTGCCCATTACGAATATGATAACGCGGGCAATCTCATTCGCCTGATGACCGCTGACGACAGCATTGTCTATCGCTACGATGACGTAGGCAGGGTGACCGATATTCAGAGTATCGACCAACAACTGCACTTTGAATACGATGTGCTTGACCGCATTGTCAAAGAAACCCAAAACCACGGCGAAATTCACCGCACTTATGACGATGAACATCAAACGCTCACTCGCACGCTGTTCATTAAAGACGAACAAGGGCAACTGAATACCCCTTCGCCGATTATCACCACCTTTAAATACAATCAGGTTGGCGAGTTAATTCAACTGGATTTACCCGAAACAAGCGGTCAAAAACACACATTATTTTTCCAATATGACCAAAACGGCAATGAAATCCACCGCACTTCTCATCAAGGCTTTATCCTTAACCAACGCTTTGATGAAATGGATTGCTTAGTTCAGCAACGTGCCGGTTGGGAGCCGGAGCAGTTTTTTGATAAAGACGAACTGCGAGCCACGGGCATTGATGCCCCGAGTTTTGCGGAAGTAAACAAAAGCTATCGTTATGATAACGCCCTGAATACCATTGAAACCAAAGACAAAGGCGAACAGCTTTATTTTACGCTTAACAAAAACAACCAAATCACCGCCGTTCACAACCAAAACCGTGAGCAGGAGCGTTATGCCTATGATAGTTGTGGCTATCTCACCCAACAGGCACAGGCAGAATATGGCTTTACCCGAGATGAACTAAACCCCGAATATCAGCAACAACGCCTTATTCAACACAGTGATATTTACCAACAAGGGCATAAACTTAATCGGTTAAATCACCATTACTACCGCTACGACAACGCCGGCAGACTGACTGAAAAAACAGAAATTCGAGACGGGTTTAGACAAAAAACTACCTATTACCGCTGGAATGCCAACAACCAACTAACCGGCATCACCAACGACAAAGGCGAGGTGTGGTATTACAAATATGACGCCTTAGGCAGACGGATTTCAAAAGAATGTCCGCAACAGCACCTAAGCATTGAATACTTGTGGGACGGCGACCAGCTTGCCTACACGCAGACCTTTAAAAACGGCAAGCTCGACAGCCAACGCCACAGCGTATTCAACGGCTGGCAACTGCTCGCCCAACAGGACAGCTATCAACAAATTAAGCAAACTATTGACGGTAATCTCGTCGAATGGAGATTGGAGACAGGCTACGCCGTCTGCCAACCCAACGGACAAGTGCTTGCCCTACTCAACCCGAAAGGCAGAACCCTTTGGCGTAAAGAGAAACAAACACTTTGGGGCTTATGCTTTGCCAATGAATACAAGCAACCGAATCCGCTTGACCCACAGCTTTTATTTGCCGGGCAATGGGTAGATGAAGAAAGTGGGTTGGTGTATAACCGATTTAGGTATTATGACCCTGAAAGTGGGAATTACATCAGTTCAGATCCGATTGGGTTGAATGGGGGTGAAACGCCTTATTCTTATGTTCATAATGTTTTAGATTTTCTTGATCCGTTTGGGTTGGCAAAATGTCCTAAATTACCATCAACCGATGGAGGTTTATCTCAAGTACAAAAAAATAAAAAAATTGGTGATAAAGTTAGAGACGAAATTGCTAGGGAAAGAGGGGTTATTACTGTAGAAAAAGTAATGAAAACATCATCGGGAAAAATTAGAAGAATTGATGTTTATGATGATATTCATGGTGCCAAAATTGGTATTGAATCAAAAGTAGGTCGAACAAGTTTAACATCTAGAACTAGACAGGAATTAGCTAGAGATATCACTCTTATGAGAGAAGGCAAATTAGATGGCATTGAATGGGTATTTACAAGAAGTCCAATAACAGGAAAAATCGGTCCTACAGCAGCTCTAGAGAGTAAATTAAACAAATTTGGCATACCTATAATATACAGGTGA
- a CDS encoding YD repeat (two copies) → MLDRIVKETQNHGEIHRTYDDEHQTLTRTLFIKDEQGQLNTPSPIITTFKYNQVGELIQLDLPETSGQKHTLFFQYDQNGNEIHRTSHQGFILNQRFDEMDCLVQQRAGWEPEQFFDKDELRATGIDAPSFAEVNKSYRYDNALNTIETKDKGEQLYFTLNKNNQITAVHNQNREQERYAYDSCGYLTQQAQAEYGFTRDELNPEYQQQRLIQHSDIYQQGHKLNRLNHHYYRYDNAGRLTEKTEIRDGFRQKTTYYRWNANNQLTGITNDKGEVWYYKYDALGRRISKECPQQHLSIEYLWDGDQLAYTQTFKNGKLDSQRHSVFNGWQLLAQQDSYQQIKQTIDGNLVEWRLETGYAVCQPNGQVLALLNPKGRTLWRKEKQTLWGLCFANEYKQPNPIDPQLLFAGQWVDEESGLAYKLPLLPQADRL, encoded by the coding sequence GTGCTTGACCGCATTGTCAAAGAAACCCAAAACCACGGCGAAATTCACCGCACTTATGACGATGAACATCAAACGCTCACTCGCACGCTGTTCATTAAAGACGAACAAGGGCAACTGAATACCCCTTCGCCGATTATCACCACCTTTAAATACAATCAGGTTGGCGAGTTAATTCAACTGGATTTACCCGAAACAAGCGGTCAAAAACACACATTATTTTTCCAATATGACCAAAACGGCAATGAAATCCACCGCACTTCTCATCAAGGCTTTATCCTTAACCAACGCTTTGATGAAATGGATTGCTTAGTTCAGCAACGTGCCGGTTGGGAGCCGGAGCAGTTTTTTGATAAAGACGAACTGCGAGCCACGGGCATTGATGCCCCGAGTTTTGCGGAAGTAAACAAAAGCTATCGTTATGATAACGCCCTGAATACCATTGAAACCAAAGACAAAGGCGAACAGCTTTATTTTACGCTTAACAAAAACAACCAAATCACCGCCGTTCACAACCAAAACCGTGAGCAGGAGCGTTATGCCTATGATAGTTGTGGCTATCTCACCCAACAGGCACAGGCAGAATATGGCTTTACCCGAGATGAACTAAACCCCGAATATCAGCAACAACGCCTTATTCAACACAGTGATATTTACCAACAAGGGCATAAACTTAATCGGTTAAATCACCATTACTACCGCTACGACAACGCCGGCAGACTGACTGAAAAAACAGAAATTCGAGACGGGTTTAGACAAAAAACTACCTATTACCGCTGGAATGCCAACAACCAACTAACCGGCATCACCAACGACAAAGGCGAGGTGTGGTATTACAAATATGACGCCTTAGGCAGACGGATTTCAAAAGAATGTCCGCAACAGCACCTAAGCATTGAATACTTGTGGGACGGCGACCAGCTTGCCTACACGCAGACCTTTAAAAACGGCAAGCTCGACAGCCAACGCCACAGCGTATTCAACGGCTGGCAACTGCTCGCCCAACAGGACAGCTATCAACAAATTAAGCAAACTATTGACGGTAATCTCGTCGAATGGAGATTGGAGACAGGCTACGCCGTCTGCCAACCCAACGGACAAGTACTTGCTCTACTCAACCCCAAAGGTAGAACCCTTTGGCGAAAAGAGAAACAAACACTTTGGGGCTTATGCTTTGCTAATGAATACAAGCAACCGAACCCGATTGACCCACAGCTTTTATTTGCCGGGCAATGGGTAGATGAAGAAAGTGGGTTGGCGTATAAATTACCATTACTACCGCAAGCTGACAGATTATAA
- the xerC_4 gene encoding integrase, with protein MNIIQRRFPNRTAESISDVDLITWRNEILGVKIKPVTWNNYVRHLKAIYNVGIKHNIIHISSNPFYGLFIKESKHKKKTLSKEQLDQLSYALEGNIILPEMLKPSWFINCLVMTLRCTGVRRSQLVKLKIQDVDLSRRVIHISPEINKNHDYHLIPISDNLYPHIELLLRKLKERKQPISSQLFNFNLFSKVSRRKGKPMSVNQVTHIFRCISEVVGFISSPHRFRHTVATLLMKNPENVYVVQKLLGHKDISVTLGYIEHDVEMLRESVNML; from the coding sequence ATGAATATTATTCAACGAAGATTTCCTAATAGAACCGCAGAAAGTATCAGCGATGTAGATTTAATTACTTGGAGAAATGAAATTCTAGGTGTGAAAATTAAGCCTGTCACATGGAATAATTATGTTAGACATCTGAAAGCAATATACAATGTAGGTATTAAGCACAATATTATCCATATCTCAAGTAATCCATTTTATGGGCTTTTCATCAAGGAATCTAAACATAAAAAGAAAACGCTCTCAAAAGAACAACTAGATCAATTAAGCTATGCACTAGAAGGAAATATTATATTGCCTGAAATGTTAAAACCAAGTTGGTTTATTAATTGTTTAGTGATGACCCTACGTTGTACAGGAGTTAGACGCTCACAGTTAGTTAAGTTAAAAATACAAGATGTTGATTTAAGCCGGCGGGTGATTCATATTTCTCCTGAAATTAACAAAAATCATGATTATCATTTGATACCCATTTCAGATAATTTATATCCGCATATAGAGCTTTTATTAAGGAAGCTAAAAGAACGAAAACAACCCATAAGTAGCCAACTATTTAATTTTAATCTGTTTTCTAAGGTAAGTCGTAGGAAAGGAAAACCAATGAGTGTCAATCAGGTAACACATATTTTTAGATGTATATCTGAAGTCGTTGGATTTATCTCATCGCCTCATCGTTTTAGACATACAGTTGCAACACTGCTAATGAAGAACCCTGAAAATGTTTATGTGGTTCAGAAGCTGTTAGGACACAAGGATATCAGCGTAACACTTGGCTATATTGAACATGATGTAGAAATGCTGAGAGAATCAGTAAATATGCTGTAA